The genomic window CAATATGCAGAACTCTCTTGTTTGATCTTAAAAAAAGCTCGATCAGTTTGTTAGGTttgcttctttctctctctggtTTTAAGCCATTTGGTGGGTGTGTGCTTTATGGTGAGCCTACTGTCGTGTTCTCCACTTCTTCAACTCCTGTTTTAATTTGTTTACCTTTACCATCCTGTTAGTTCCTCTGTAAATTGTTTCTATTCCTGATTAATTAGTTCATGCTCCGTGCGTCCGAAGCATATATATTCTCCGATGCTATCCGAGCTAAGTCTAGATAGATGGTATATATTCTTACAAACAACACCGTGTTGAACCTAAACACTGGAGTAATAAACAAGTAGTATTTGATATTGACCTCGTTAGCTTGCCTTTGTAATTTACCAACAACCTGTATAATGTCTGGACTGCAGCTGTATAGATTTTGTGAATATGAAGTTGTCTGGATTATGGTAAGAAGTCGACTTAACTCTCCTTTGTGGCAGTTGATTGAGTTGGTCGACTGAATGGGATCAAGGAGACCAAGACTGCCTGGGTTTGGTGAGGACTGTGAGCCTCGtggtggtgggagaggaggaggaggaggaggtggccgtggccgtggcagCTACTACCCACAGGCACAGCAATACCACCCACAAGGACATGGTGGCCGTGGAGGAGCAGGCTACTACCATGGTGCTGCTCCTCAACCTCGCGGCGCAATGGTGGTGCAGCAATGGCGtcctgctactgctgctgctgagcaTTTGGGCCATCAACAGCCCTACAACAGCAGTGTGAGACCACAGCACTATTATGGTCCGTCTGCCATAGCTCCCGAGCTGCGCCAAGCAATGGATGCTCCACATGAGCCTCCTGCCAATGTCTCCTCACCAGAAGCAGCCTCTCCGGAGGCATCATCACCACGGTCTCTTGCTCTTGAGGTCACAGAGCAGCTTCAGGACTTGTCTGTGCAGTACCAATTAAGTGAGAGCCAGGAAGAGATTGTCCAACATGTTCCTGTGTCCACCAAATCATTTAAATTTCCTCACCGCCCTGGAAGTGGGAGTATTGGAACCAGATGTTTAGTGAAGGCGAATCACTTCTTTGCTCAACTGCCAGACAAGGATCTTCATCAGTATGACGTGCGTTTGTTTTTCCATGCCACATTCCTCCTTGCTCCTCCTACATGTTTTTCAATCTCTCAGTTTTTATTTGCCACCTTGTGGTTCATCTTTGACAGGTTTCAATCACCCCGGAGCTTACATCACGAATTCGGAGCCGTGCTGTGTTGGAAGAGTTGGTGAGACTGCACAAGATGTCATACTTGGGAGGACGTCTTCCAGCCTATGATGGTAGGAAGAGCCTTTACACGGCCGGTCCATTGCCGTTTACTTCAAAAGAATTTTGCATCTCTTTGCTTGAGGAAGATGATGGTTCTGGTTCGGAGAGGTGTGCCCCTATTCCTTTTTTGATCACCATGATATTCTAGTACCAGGGCAAATCATCTTGTATATTCTGACTCTTCTTTCTATGATCTAGGCGTCAGAAAACATATAACGTGGTGATTAAGTTTGCTGCAAGAGCTGATCTTCACCGTCTTGAGCAATTTCTAGCTGGAAGGCAGGCAGAGGCTCCCCAGGAGGCCTTGCAAGTTCTTGATATTGTCTTGCGAGAGTTGCCAACAGCAAGGTAGATTTCTTTGAAACATTACGTAGAATGTATATTCAGATAATAGGAGAATCAATCCAAACTATTGAGTCATCCTTCCAATCCCATTTTTCTTACAGATATGCACCCTTTGGTCGATCCTTCTTCTCTCCTGACCTGGGGAGGAGACGATCCCTCGGTGAGGGACTAGAAACCTGGCGTGGGTTTTATCAGAGCATTCGTCCTACTCAAATGGGCTTGTCACTGAATATTGGTAAAACTCTCTCTGTTTCTGTCGCATGATCTTTCTCATGAATCATGAATATGGGTATGATCTTGTGCATATGTGCATTTATGTTTGTATGTAATAATACATTGAAGAccccagtcaaaaaaaaaaaacattgaagaCTCATGGAACCAGCAATAAAGTAGCCTGGTTTTCATAAATCCTTTGCCTTAAAACATCAGGCTGAGGCCAACTGGtctgtccaattttttttatcctaTCACCAATGCCATGTTTGCTGCACATTTCTGAATTTGAAAAACttagctttgatttttttccccagGCTTATGATCATGTCATGAAGGATCTCATGTACATAAAATTTACATGTTAACTCATAAATATCAATCTTGAACTTTAAACAGAGATGCCTTTGTATATTAGTACTCTtactttttgaacattttgccCTCAATTtatatcttcttttcttttcctgccTTTTCAGATATGTCGGCAACTGCTTTCTTTGAGCCGTTACCAGTCATAGATTTTGTCATACAGCTTTTAAATACTGACATCCGCTCGAGGCCCTTATCAGATGCTGAGCGTGTCAAGGTATGCTGGTGATCCTGTTTTACTCATCTTTACCTTTTATTTCATTGGAAGAGCTATTCCTCAAATGAACTCAGTATATTTGTTGTAATACAGAAGATATACAGATAATTATTGCATCTGTTCCCAATGATTAATCTTTAGTTTCAACGGCTTTGTTTTGTCTTATGTTTTTGAATCATATGTCTAGCTTATTTGTATATCATTTTTGTCAACTAATTAAATAACGAATTTTATGTTATTATGCAACACCCTAGATCAAGAAGGCCTTAAGAGGAGTGAAGGTAGAAGTTACTCACCGTGGCAACATGCGCCGGAAGTATCGGATATCTGGTTTAACATCTCAGGCAACTCGGGAACTGACGTattgatctctctctctttttgttcATAACAAATGCTATTTGCCTTTTAAGTCACTAGTAGATGGCAATCCTATGCCACTATTATTGTCTTCCTGAAATTAATGTTCATTTTGCCACAGTTTTCCTGTTGATCAAGGAGGCACAGTGAAATCTGTTGTACAATATTTTCAAGAGACATATGGATTTGCGATCCAGCATACCTATCTTCCTTGTCTGCAAGTTGGCAATCAGCAGCGTCCAAATTACCTACCAATGGAGGTTAGCTAGCAAAGCTCTATGATATTGTTCTGTTTCCTTGTTTAACTTgtcctgccaaaattttcaattctattttttttttggaagggggggggggtgcataCTTAACTTTTATGCTTATTCAGGTCTGCAAAATAGTGGAAGGACAGAGGTACTCCAAGAGACTGAACCAGAATCAGATAAGGGCTCTTTTAGAGGAGACATGTCAGCGCCCACACGATAGGGAGCGTGACATAATTCAGGTATGTCACACCTTGCATAGAATTATGACGCTCTACCATTGTACGTGTAAGTTCACATGCttacataaaaaaacattttcttttgtGTGTATGCAGATGGTGAATCACAACTCCTACCATGAAGATCCTTATGCAAAGGAGTTTGGCATTAAGATCAGCGAGCGTCTGGCCTCGGTTGAGGCACGGATTTTACCTGCCCCTCGGGTAGGTGGAAACCAATTCATGTAGAAACAATGGTTTTTCAAGTTCATTTTTATCATGTTGTCACCCTTTTCTGGATGGATGAAGCATAGCTTCAATGGTCAAATGAGAAGGCACATAAAAAAATTGGATGATTAACATCGCTTCAAACTCCTTTTAACATTTTTAACCTCGCAATCCTCCTATTTGTTCATGCAGCTCAAGTATAATGAGACTGGCAGAGAGAAGGATTGCTTGCCTAGAGTTGGTCAGTGGAATATGATGAACAAGGTAGTGATAATACTTAATGCATAAGTAGTGGCTAGTTTTTACAAATCattatgttcatttttttttacagcttTTGAACTTTGTCTGCATTGCACATACTTTATGACACTCATATGGCAATGTTGATTGTGCTTACTCTAGTCCTAGctattatattttgtttcttaAGTTTGGTTAATCAAATAGGTGTTCCTGTTTTATCTCAAACCTTATCATTTTCATTTCTCGCTATCCAGAAAATGGTAAATGGTGGTAGAGTCAGGAGCTGGATATGTGTCAATTTTGCTCGAAATGTGCAAGAGAATGTTGCTAGTGGATTTTGTCGTGAACTGGCCCGCATGTGCCAGGCCTCAGGAATGGCAAGTATCCCTTAATGCTTCCAGATGCATTTGCCCATTGACATACAGAAGCATCTATATAGTGCATTCAATTTTACATCATTTAGACATTTACTTGTGTACAGTAGTAACTGTTTTACAAGCAATTGTAGGACTTTGCTTTGGAGCCTGTTCTTCCATCTATGTATGCACGTCCTGATCAAGTGGAACGAGCTCTGAAAGCCAGGTTCCATGATGCAATGAACATACTTGGGCCACAGCACAAGGAGCTCGATTTACTTATCGGACTGCTTCCTGATAACAATGGTTCTCTTTATGGTATATAAATTTGCAACTCTGAATGGTTAACTTGTATTGATTTATGTCCTATTGTGCTCAAAATTCAAGTCAAATGCTGACTCTGTTGGTATCAGGTGATTTGAAGCGTATATGCGAAATTGACCTTGGATTGGTTTCCCAGTGCTGTTGCACAAAGCAAGTGTTTAAAATGAACAAACAAATCCTAGCAAATCTTGCTCTGAAGATAAATGTGAAGGTTGGTGGTCTAGTGATATCTCTACTCATCTTTGTATGGATTCCTTCAGGTTTTGTGTAACATAAATTTTATCTTATAGGTTGGGGGAAGGAACACTGTACTGGTTGATGCAGTGTCGAGACGCATTCCGTTGGTAACTGACAGGCCTACTATTATATTCGGTGCTGATGTCACCCATCCTCACCCTGGCGAAGATAGCAGCCCATCCATTGCTGCTGTAAGTTGAACAAGCTAATGCTTTATATTTAGTGACCATTCTTGTCAAAATCTGCGAACAAATGTATGTTGCCCTGCAGGTTGTGGCCTCCCAAGATTGGCCTGAAGTGACAAAGTATGCTGGTTTAGTTTCTGCTCAATCTCACAGACAAGAGTTAATAGATGATCTGTATAACATCACGCATGATCCTCATAGAGGGCCCATCTGCGGTGGAATGGTCAGGTATATGCCCATGCCACACTCAACATCTCTCCTCTCTGTGTCCTATTTCTTTTTAGCACAAAGTATTAATTGGTGATGTCCACATTTTCAGGGAACTTCTTATATCCTTCAAAAGATCAACTGGTCAAAAGCCTCAACGGATAATATTCTATAGGTATGTTCTTGCATAAATTACCACTCAAGCTTGTCTGAGCCAAGCTGATTCTTCAAATACTTAGCGGTTTCAGGCTGACTACTGGAAATCCTTGGCGGTAGTAGGTTGTTGAATCTCAGCAGTCTTTGATGCTTGACTGAGCCAATATGATTCTTGacattttattatttgaggCTCACTGGAGCCATGAAATCAAAACAAGTTAATTTCCCTATGCAGAAAACTTGAGCTGAAGGCCATGTTTGTTTTCTGGTTGATTTTTATCATGGAGTTTAGGGTTGAGTTTGATTAGAAAAGCCGCATCAGTACACTTAAGTATAAAGCTGAAGTTTTGCCTTTTCACAGGGATGGTGTTAGTGAAGGGCAATTTTACCAGGTTCTATTGCATGAGCTTGATGCAATCCGAAAGGTAAAACTTTCCCCTATTTTTCAGACTTTATGACTTCTCTTAATCTTTGTGTCTTGCTCCCTCTCAGGCTTGTGCATCACTCGAAGCAAATTACCAACCGCAGGTGACTTTCATTGTGGTTCAGAAGCGCCACCACACGAGATTATTTGCACACAACCACAATGATCAGAATTCAGTCGACAGGAGTGGGAACATATTGCCTGGTGAGTATTGTTCTTCTGTCGTTATTATGCAGGTTGGCTATAGCTTCGGGTTTGCTAGTGTCGCTGTTTATGGAGTTGTCGTTGATTCTTCATTTGCATTGCAGGTACTGTTGTTGACTCCAAGATTTGCCATCCTACGGAGTTTGACTTCTTCTTGTGCAGCCATGCTGGAATCAAGGTAAACAACAATGAGAGACATTCTACCATCTATCATCATAATATACACAAGTTGAGAATTGAAATGATGAACTCCCATCTCTCCGTAGGGCACAAGCCGTCCCGCTCATTACCACGTCCTGTGGGATGAAAACAACTTCACAGCTGATGCGTTGCAGACCCTCACCAACAACCTCTGTTACACGTAAGTTTTTCTTTACCCCATGATCAGTTGTTCTCAGGGGCTTGAACGAGGaacagtctctctctctcttaactTGCAATCACTTGTTGTGCAGTTATGCGAGGTGCACACGATCCGTATCTATTGGTAAGTGACAGTTGCTGCGAAATCTTTTccatgcataattaattaataaataaatatgttgGGAGTAAGAGATTTGTGGTGGCTGAATTAACAACCAATTTTGCTGTTGCAGTTCCACCAGCATACTATGCTCATCTGGCGGCGTTCAGAGCCCGTTTCTACATGGAGCCAGATAGCTCGGACAGTGGTTCAATGGCGAGTGGTCGTGGAGGAGGTTCGTCTACATCGCGCAGCACTCGTGCTGCAGGTGGTGGAGCCGTCAGGCCCCTTCCTGCACTCAAGGACAGCGTCAAGAATGTCATGTTCTACTGTTAGAATTCTACTACTGCTTCGCTTGGCTACTACTATCAGTTAGCCTTCAAATTGCCTCCCATTTGATTGCACTTAGTTGTTCATCATGGGAAGCCTCAAATAAGAAGTATGCAAGACTTCTGAAGCCACATGCTATCATGTTGTGTGTTTCTGGGACACCATTCTATTTCACATTATCTGTAGACTCTATCCCACTATTTCATAAAAGCTGGGCTTCCCCTGGCTCTATTTGTACTCTAATTCGTATGGACCTGTTTCATCATTTCAAAATGGTCAATTGTCTTGTTTGCATTTGGATTTTCGAAATGGTTCTTTCCTGGTTtctatttccattttttttgctAGTTAAGTGAATTGGATGTCTTTGTTATGAACTTTTTCTTAAATAACGGTTCGGTTGGGGTTCAGTTCAGATAGCCCTGCAGATGACATAAAAAAACAGTCTGCAATGTGTACAGGTAGTCAAGATACCCACAAACGCCTGTTGTGTGCTTGTGATAATGAAGTGTGTATGCTCTATAAGTTTGTAAttctccgtttctaaatattatacgccgttgattttttaaaattttaaaatatatttgatcgttcatcttattcaaaaaaaaattaagtaattattaattctttttctatcatttgattcattggtaaatatacttatatgtatacatatagttttatatatttcacaaaagtttttaataagacgaacggtcaaacgtatgcttaaaaagttaacggtgtcaaaagaaatggagggagtaagaagtAGGATACCGGATAAGTTTGGGACAGATAAGCAACTAACCAATTGTATATGATAAAATCAGTTAGATGGACTGAAGACAACAGTTCAGAAACTGCAGCAATTAAGTGTGGCACCTCGGAGGCTTAAAGAGCTACCATAAGATCCAAGCACACAGccctaaaatagaaaagaagaatTGTTGttaatgtaaaatcaaaggtgtttttgattgttattttgtgatgaacaattggcattggagattattggttttgatatttggaatttatttacgaagtggttttggagataattggatttacaggtgaattaCAGGTGCTATTATTTTATGGACCGATTAGACCAGGCAagggttgccggtcagaccggcggtatgcgtgcggtcagaccggccagcccgcggtctgatcggccgactctgtgtcggtttcggttttgggttgtttgtttggatatccgtgattgtttcattgttttgacttctagatggatactatacgtatgtaatactgttgtttgctactcatgagtcaagttggagatagcttgatctcggaatatggtttctttgtttgttctatgtgtaggtgactcgatgcctcgggagagtatttgcggtgatggaccgggagtcgacttggggataagacgaca from Oryza glaberrima chromosome 6, OglaRS2, whole genome shotgun sequence includes these protein-coding regions:
- the LOC127776440 gene encoding protein argonaute 1D, with translation MGSRRPRLPGFGEDCEPRGGGRGGGGGGGRGRGSYYPQAQQYHPQGHGGRGGAGYYHGAAPQPRGAMVVQQWRPATAAAEHLGHQQPYNSSVRPQHYYGPSAIAPELRQAMDAPHEPPANVSSPEAASPEASSPRSLALEVTEQLQDLSVQYQLSESQEEIVQHVPVSTKSFKFPHRPGSGSIGTRCLVKANHFFAQLPDKDLHQYDVSITPELTSRIRSRAVLEELVRLHKMSYLGGRLPAYDGRKSLYTAGPLPFTSKEFCISLLEEDDGSGSERRQKTYNVVIKFAARADLHRLEQFLAGRQAEAPQEALQVLDIVLRELPTARYAPFGRSFFSPDLGRRRSLGEGLETWRGFYQSIRPTQMGLSLNIDMSATAFFEPLPVIDFVIQLLNTDIRSRPLSDAERVKIKKALRGVKVEVTHRGNMRRKYRISGLTSQATRELTFPVDQGGTVKSVVQYFQETYGFAIQHTYLPCLQVGNQQRPNYLPMEVCKIVEGQRYSKRLNQNQIRALLEETCQRPHDRERDIIQMVNHNSYHEDPYAKEFGIKISERLASVEARILPAPRLKYNETGREKDCLPRVGQWNMMNKKMVNGGRVRSWICVNFARNVQENVASGFCRELARMCQASGMDFALEPVLPSMYARPDQVERALKARFHDAMNILGPQHKELDLLIGLLPDNNGSLYGDLKRICEIDLGLVSQCCCTKQVFKMNKQILANLALKINVKVGGRNTVLVDAVSRRIPLVTDRPTIIFGADVTHPHPGEDSSPSIAAVVASQDWPEVTKYAGLVSAQSHRQELIDDLYNITHDPHRGPICGGMVRELLISFKRSTGQKPQRIIFYRDGVSEGQFYQVLLHELDAIRKACASLEANYQPQVTFIVVQKRHHTRLFAHNHNDQNSVDRSGNILPGTVVDSKICHPTEFDFFLCSHAGIKGTSRPAHYHVLWDENNFTADALQTLTNNLCYTYARCTRSVSIVPPAYYAHLAAFRARFYMEPDSSDSGSMASGRGGGSSTSRSTRAAGGGAVRPLPALKDSVKNVMFYC